A window of Oncorhynchus masou masou isolate Uvic2021 chromosome 16, UVic_Omas_1.1, whole genome shotgun sequence genomic DNA:
cgacttagatggggaaaagatctgggtattgatcttgatgaggatctatggagtgacctatgcagggatggtgttacatccacattgaactccagatacagactgatccagtttaatttcctccatcagctctatatcaccccttctagactgcacaagttcaacccagatatctcctccctatgttttagatgatggctcagatgaaggaacattcctccattccacttggcagtgttcaaaactacacggtttctggcagggggtatacgataccatatcctcaattcacggggttgcattccctttagacccAGAGGTCTGTCTACTGGGCAACTTTACTAACTCCAGtcttaggcaaagccatactataaagctaacagaaatattgctaagaaatgtattgccttgaaatggaaattggattcctccctgccagttgcaatgtggctatcggaagttaatagttgtatccctttggagaaaatcacttactgcttgaggaataacttaaagacattttacagaatttggcaaccttttattgactatatggagaatctcctcccacatctcattgattgaatctctatataatcctcacataatgtttcacacgtaatgtataatatgtagcctacggcaAGTGATCCAATGTCtcattattaatattattttcttattgtatgtttgtatatataattataataattttttTGTTACGCTCGTCTGTTACTGTTACTTTGTCCTATCGCTGTTtaatatcttttcacttttgttttgaatgatcttaattggaaaatgcaaaaataaaatataaaaataaataaataaaagtgacaTTCTGGCGTGGTGTTGCTTTTTTTGTTGTTCACAGTAAGACACAGTGTGGTGACGTGGTTCAGTGCTGTGCCCTTGGCCGCACACTCGCGAGAAGGTGCGCAGATGAGCTAGTTGTCGTTGTAAGGAAGGATCTTGATCCCTGTAGGTGGAGGGAGCTCAGGGCTGCGCTCACATATCTTGTGAAGACACAAGGAGCCAGGGAGAGGCCAATACCTGGTATACCTGTCTTTGGAAGACGAACCACAGAAAACGTTGTTGTTCCTGTAACACAGGAACGTGAAAGGAGAGTCCTTTAAGTCCAGGGAAGTGAACCATTACCCTGCGGCTACAGTTTGTGAATGGGGAGAACCTTTAGGTTCATTAGACCATTTTAGACCATGGATGGAAACTTCAGTCTTTCTTTGGAACAAGGAAATAGGTTGAGTAAAAGCCATCTTGCTGTTCTGATGCTTTTACTCTGGTGATCGCGACGTTCTCCAGGAGAGATGTCATCTCCTGGTTGAGGGTGCTAACTTTCAGGGGGTCTGTGACTGAAGTCATTCTAAACTCTGAGAATGGTGGGGGTCGGCCTTGGAACTGCAGCCGGTACCCTTGACCCATTGGTTTGAGGAGTGGGATGCCCAGTAGGTCCTGTGCTGCTGGGTAACTCGGCCGACCCCGCCATTCCCTTTCTGCCTCCACGCCTGATTGTGGGGTTGGTGGGGGGTGACCATGGCCCCGGCCTCTTGGGGGGCTGGGGTAGCTGCATCGCCATCTGGGGCTGGCGAGGACCTTTGTTAGGCTGGTGATGGGGCAAAGGGCGTGTGTAGGGCTGGACCAAGTGAGAGCGGCGATGTTCACGGTCATCAGGCCTCCCTCTGCCACACCTCTCGTATGCATGGTTTCTGGACTGTGGGTTCCCAGTGTTGTAACCTGACTCAGCTGTTTTCTACGTTCAATGACCCGCTCAGCTGCAGGGACGAAGAGCAGTCCGGGGACTACTGTGAGCTTTCTCAGCGTCCGACTGGAGTCATAGGACATTGGGGCTCGGGCAAgccagacctggtgacgagtcaCAACTAGGGTGGACTTCAGTCTGCCTAGAGCTCTGGTCATGAACGCAAACGCTTGAAGAGATGCATCCTTCAGGTTGCAGAGATCCAGGACTGCATGTTCTGACTGGAGCATCCTGTTCTCTGCTTGCATGAGCACTGAAAGGGAGTTCCATCTGGAGAGAGCATCAGAGCATCAGCTCTGCTGTGCATTTATCCACCTTAAGCATATGGTCCAGCCCATGTTGTTATGCATCGCACATGTCAGATAGCGTCCTACTATCCTTGCCGTGGTGGGTGAGAGCCCGCAAGTCGGCCCAGTATCTCTGAAGCTCTGTAAGAAAAGCTGGTGAAGGTTGCACACTGAACAATGTAGCTGCCACAGCCTTCTAAAAGAACAGGATAGCTGCAGGGTCATCAAGCTCTATCCTAGCTAAGGCTGCACTCAGGACCGCTCGTAGTGAGGCAGAGCTTTCTTCTGACTCCGTGTGATCAGAACCTCGGAATGACTCCTCTGACCCATCTTTAGCGTTGAGACTGAATGGGTTCACAACATTGGTTGGCACCTCCTTCACCATGTTGGGCATCTCATCACCTTGGTCACTAAGTTGGATGCCCGAGTGGAGAGCAGGTCATCATCACGGCTATCTGAGTCCGTTGTTGCATCCCCCATGTTAGAGGGAGTGCGAGAGGGCCCCAACTCAGAACGCAAAAGCATTTTGGATATACTCCACCTTGTCTCAGGGTACTAAGTTTTTAGTCTGTTGatatcagtctgttatatctggtgtaattctcctgtcatatctggtgtcctgtgtgaatttaagtatgatccctctaattctctctctccctcccctccaggaGGACCTGAGGCCTAAGATCATGCCTcagggctacctggcctgatgtctCCTCACTGCCCCCAGTCCATCTGGTCTGGGggctgctccagtttaaactcttctgcctgtggctagggaacaggatgtgctaccttgtcccggacctggtgtttgactctctctctctaccgcacctacttgtctcgacctctgaatgctcagctatgaaaagccaactgacatttactcttgaggtactgacctgttgcaccctgtACAACCACTTCTTATTAATTGACCCTGCTCATCAtgtatgaacgtttgaacatcctgataaacaatctggccttaaatggccatgtactcttataatctccaccaggcacagccagaagaggacaggccacccctcagaacctggttcctctctaggtttcttcctagtgtCATGGCGTTGGCCTGGGGGCTGGGTTTATGACAGTCAGAAATatctctttccccctttttcctctctctactctactgatgttacatttgcaaaacccttgatTAACATGGAGATTCTgagaacatcagaaggtggggggaaatgaactatattctggtaatctgaccaatggaacatatgcggtggtacttagtgaatatgatgtcagttcggtggtcatctgagacattctcatcaataatCAGATGACATAAAATTTACAGtagaaagtctacacatcagagttatcggattcacatggaaatgttgttaatttaaatgtttgaatattaaattatttgtgatgggatgaaatgtgattttagcttctaaaatgtgagatttgggttttcataagatagggctgctcaatcGGTGGCCCAACCCAGCAATTTATTCTGGTAGGTACTGCCTCTAAGGACAGTGTCTTCCGTGAACCCTTTTGAAAGAGACATTTTTACCAGAAAAGTTCAGTATCATTTCACTGAAATGTATTTTATTGACAAAGATAGATAGTACCTTAATCAGAATAAAACACTCTTCAAAGTGCTCGTCACACACAGCATAATGCCCTTACTTCAGGTCCTCAAATGACTTCTGCAGACTGATGTCCCTACGCCTGATGTTTCTCAGCCATATCTTCCTCCTGAATAATTGCAATAGCGTGTAATGTTCAATCTCACATTTATTGAATTCACCAAAAATTGTGTCATTACAGGCTTTGTTTTCCATTTTATGGAAAtatgactctctctccccctctctctctaccatggCATTTCTTAGTAAAATACTTCCAGTAAACCTTTTGCTAGCAAAAATGGGAATTAACGTCTCCTAAAAAGATGGCATTTTTATTAAAGTACCTTTTGCCTATGACATAAATGAGGATTAGATAGAGGCTATGTTGATGGGCAGGCCAACATTAGAAAGTGTAGCTGTATGGTATGGATTGTATGGAGAATCCATGCAGATTTGGTTAATGAGGTGTTTAAATATCACTCTGTGATTGATTCCACAATCAGTGGTCTACATAGAAACACCTCGATAACATAATTGAAAGTAGACAATACTGGAGTGCAGCAGACGATCCAATGTTGAATATTGTTTAATTCAAAAACCACTCCGATGTGTGCATGTTGTTTCCTTTCCTGTACATTTGTCTGAATTCATCTCTATTTCCCCCCAAAATGAGAGGATGTGGAAAAAACTCCCCTTTCTCAATCAGAATcgcctatttattttttattttccaaGTCCGGTTATTTTTTTCCCTGGTCTATCTGTACTTCCAGAGTCCCACTGAAGGATTTCAAAGGCACTTTGGGATGGATTTTCCTGCAGCTAAAGTGCTGACTGCAGGCCTCTTTCTGGTTGGTAAGGGGGACAGATTGCTCacgcttctccctctcctctccactgcagGTACTCTGGAAGGACACAAACATCCTCTCACTGCATGCATTTAGATAAGGAAGTATTCTAAAACATGCTGGAAAATGCATTATCTTTCAGATATGTATACAGTATTACTTTGAATCACGACACAGGAATCCTCCTTGGGGGTGATGTGAAATAGCTGTGTTTTCTTCAACAGCTCAGATCTTCTCTACGGGAATTGTTGTGGTTTACTTTGACTAATGAGCCATGTGTTCTGTAGAGACAGAAGTAATTCTCTTTCCAATCTAATATTGACATTAAGGATCGATGTGGTCTACCCATAATGATGTCCTCACAATCTGCCCCTGGGAGGCGCTTTCAGTACGCCTATATAGCGTTGATAATAAGTGAACCTTATCACAACAGCTATCTATTGTTGGTAATTCAAAAAGATTCCTCAATGGAAAGGCAATATGGCTAAAACAATTACCATGCATTTCACTCTAATGGTTTTATCATAAAGAAGAAGCCAACTTCCCAGTGGAACAGTTTCATAAAAATGGTTTAAATTGACTTTGCATTGTTCATGCAAATGGCAGTTGCTATTGCTCTTCACTTGCCAAACATCACAATTCATGGACCATACAGAATCAGGACAGGCAGTAACATTACGTGCAAATaaattattcatattttttttataacatgTCATAACATATCAATTTCAACCTTACACGGATGTACTATCAATTATTCACCTGTTATTAATATGACTGATAAAATCaatataaaacatttaaacaaatgttttttttaagaaTAGTCAGTATTTTTATCCAGTTCATATGAACATTCCATcttcttaaaaatattttttgCTTCCATAAGAGCAtgtttggcaaaaaaaaaaaatgcatctcAAAAACATTCATCAGTGTGCAATGTCAAAGCAGTCTTACAAACAAATAGAAACATAAAGGACtgacaaaacatgcatcctttgAAAATAGAGATTCCCCATCAAGGGCTCTGCACCTCCATATTATCTATTAAGGTGTCTTTCTTCAAGAACTTCAGGTTACGGATGGACCTCCACACCCCCACGTAACTGTCACTCACAGACGGGCTGGCCCGGTTCTCGCTATGGAAGGCCTCTCTCTGGAGTTCTACAAACTCCATACTGTTGCTGGTGTCTTGAGGTGGGTAGTCACTGAGGCGCTGATCATTGAGTAGGTGCTCCTGTGTGGGGATAGATCCTTCGATCGATCCTCCGTCAGACCCTCTGTGACCATTGGGCAGGGGCTCCAGGTCTCCGTTGGGTGGCTTCTTCTCGATGTAAGGCTGTCCAGGCAGAGTTTCGTCCTTGCTTTGCTCCTCCAGGTCCTGGTAAAGGGTCTTCCTCCTGGTCTCGAAGTACTTGACGATACAGTAGGTGATCGAACCCACCGTGTTGACCACCACGCCGGCCACAAACAGCCTGGTGGGCTCCACGTCGCTGAAGGCCACCATGCCCACTGTGATGGTGGCGATGCTCTTTACCACGCCCACGAAGCTGGTGGTGACAGCCGAGTTGATGTAGGTGCACTGCAGCGTGGTAAAGTTCATGGCACAGCCGATGAAGATGCAGATGGAGAAGATGCCAGAGATGAAGGGGTTACTCCAGCCCGTGTAGCTCCACATGTTGATGGAGTCCATGCTGACGATGGAGCAGATTAAGAGAACTGGGGAGGCCATGATGGCGATGGAGTACTGGGCAGTGAGGGGGCCATATTCACTGTCTATGCTGGTCTTCTGGATCAGGACCAGGTAGGAGGCGTGGATGATCACAGCCAGGACGCCCGTCACGTAGCCAAACGGGTCACCCGTCACGTCACCAGACCCTGAGTTAACACAGACACGTGTCACAATAAGAACCGCAGTGGTGAGagaacagcaaaa
This region includes:
- the slc35d3 gene encoding solute carrier family 35 member D3 → MEVCKGRFLGISVAVAHGFFSGSLNILLKFLITTYNFNYLTLIQCLTSTLAAVTLEILRRLGKVDIPPFSLQLAKVFGSVCILSTLQSTLTLWSLRGLSLPMYVVFKRCLPLATLGIGVCILKNGTPSVGVITAVLITTGGAALAGSGDVTGDPFGYVTGVLAVIIHASYLVLIQKTSIDSEYGPLTAQYSIAIMASPVLLICSIVSMDSINMWSYTGWSNPFISGIFSICIFIGCAMNFTTLQCTYINSAVTTSFVGVVKSIATITVGMVAFSDVEPTRLFVAGVVVNTVGSITYCIVKYFETRRKTLYQDLEEQSKDETLPGQPYIEKKPPNGDLEPLPNGHRGSDGGSIEGSIPTQEHLLNDQRLSDYPPQDTSNSMEFVELQREAFHSENRASPSVSDSYVGVWRSIRNLKFLKKDTLIDNMEVQSP